A window of the Drosophila simulans strain w501 chromosome 2L, Prin_Dsim_3.1, whole genome shotgun sequence genome harbors these coding sequences:
- the LOC6731721 gene encoding translocation protein SEC62 isoform X1 — translation MSVEEEYFQEEEEEETDIYDDGTEYTEPGAQKVDKPSKDEKNVAKWLKKNVKTKKTKFLSHIVEYFTSSKAIDALMKSKFTEGSNPLFTTREQVIEFLDVMLEHKFFHRAKKVPVTLEEIRGKSGGDKKADKEKSQDKEKEKDKAKDDKKDTDPEGDNGQGDGGASGNEKEKEKKEKKKRKIRLDMHPEQIFVDGSEAYVWIYDPIPLHYWIFGFILLLGAVGICLFPLWPPLLRKGVYYLSITGAGFLVFILALTIVRLIVFIIMWALTGGKLHFWIFPNLTEDVSFFASFWPLYESNYNNDQTNSSVKTDKKSKSKDKKKEKDSDAEDTAVDADGDADGDVDAEVSTLEPEKIELIKEHDTDLEIRKRRKVGADEYEEDDVDEEEPKTQPKDSKAGTPRNSGSDSESSSKDYEIISSSEVQNVAGN, via the exons ATGAGTGTAGAGGAGGAGTACttccaggaggaggaggaagaagagACGGATATATACGACGATGGCACG GAATACACCGAACCGGGTGCCCAGAAGGTGGACAAGCCATCAAAGGACGAGAAGAACGTGGCCAAGTGGCTGAAGAAAAACGTTAAGACGAAGAAGACCAAGTTCCTGAGCCACATCGTCGAGTACTTCACCTCCAGCAAGGCCATCGATGCTCTGATGAAATCCAAATTCACCGAGGGCAGCAATCCGCTTTTCACCACCCGGGAGCAGGTAATCGAGTTTCTAGACGTGATGCTGGAGCACAAGTTCTTCCATCGCGCCAAGAAGGTGCCCGTCACTCTGGAGGAGATCAGAGGAAAGTCTGGAGGCGACAAGAAGGCGGATAAGGAGAAGAGCCAAgacaaggaaaaggaaaaggacaaGGCAAAGGATGACAAGAAGGATACCGATCCGGAAGGCGATAATGGCCAAGGAGACGGAGGTGCGTCTGGCAATGAAAAAGAGAAGgagaaaaaggagaagaaaaagCGCAAGATCCGCCTGGACATGCATCCCGAGCAGATCTTCGTGGACGGCTCCGAGGCATACGTCTGGATTTACGATCCCATTCCGCTTCACTACTGGATCTTCGGCTTCATCCTGCTACTTGGCGCCGTTGGCATTTGCCTATTCCCTCTGTGGCCTCCACTGCTACGCAAGGGTGTCTACTACTTGTCCATTACGGGTGCCGGCTTCCTTGTTTTCATCCTGGCTCTGACCATTGTACGTCTTATTGTGTTCATCATCATGTGGGCACTAACCGGCGGCAAGTTGCACTTCTGGATCTTCCCCAACCTAACCGAGGATGTGAGCTTCTTCGCCTCCTTCTGGCCACTATATGAG AGCAACTATAACAATGACCAAACTAATTCGTCCGTCAAGACCgacaaaaaatcgaaatcgaaggACAAGAAGAAGGAAAAAGATAGCGATGCCGAGGACACAGCCGTGGATGCGGATGGAGATGCTGACGGTGATGTGGATGCGGAGGTTTCCACGCTTGAACCAGAGAAAATCGAGCTTATCAAAGAACATGACACCGACTTGGAGATCCGCAAACGTCGCAAAGTGGGTGCCGACGAATACGAGGAAGACGATGTGGATGAAGAAGAACCGAAGACGCAGCCCAAGGATTCCAAAGCTGG AACGCCACGCAACTCGGGATCGGATTCGGAGAGCTCGAGTAAAGATTACGAGATAATCAGTTCAAGTGAAGTCCAAAACGTTGCTGGCAACTAA
- the LOC6731721 gene encoding translocation protein SEC62 isoform X2, whose protein sequence is MSEKKRTRRRKDEYTEPGAQKVDKPSKDEKNVAKWLKKNVKTKKTKFLSHIVEYFTSSKAIDALMKSKFTEGSNPLFTTREQVIEFLDVMLEHKFFHRAKKVPVTLEEIRGKSGGDKKADKEKSQDKEKEKDKAKDDKKDTDPEGDNGQGDGGASGNEKEKEKKEKKKRKIRLDMHPEQIFVDGSEAYVWIYDPIPLHYWIFGFILLLGAVGICLFPLWPPLLRKGVYYLSITGAGFLVFILALTIVRLIVFIIMWALTGGKLHFWIFPNLTEDVSFFASFWPLYESNYNNDQTNSSVKTDKKSKSKDKKKEKDSDAEDTAVDADGDADGDVDAEVSTLEPEKIELIKEHDTDLEIRKRRKVGADEYEEDDVDEEEPKTQPKDSKAGTPRNSGSDSESSSKDYEIISSSEVQNVAGN, encoded by the exons ATGTCGGAAAAGAAGCGAACCCGTCGCCGCAAGGAT GAATACACCGAACCGGGTGCCCAGAAGGTGGACAAGCCATCAAAGGACGAGAAGAACGTGGCCAAGTGGCTGAAGAAAAACGTTAAGACGAAGAAGACCAAGTTCCTGAGCCACATCGTCGAGTACTTCACCTCCAGCAAGGCCATCGATGCTCTGATGAAATCCAAATTCACCGAGGGCAGCAATCCGCTTTTCACCACCCGGGAGCAGGTAATCGAGTTTCTAGACGTGATGCTGGAGCACAAGTTCTTCCATCGCGCCAAGAAGGTGCCCGTCACTCTGGAGGAGATCAGAGGAAAGTCTGGAGGCGACAAGAAGGCGGATAAGGAGAAGAGCCAAgacaaggaaaaggaaaaggacaaGGCAAAGGATGACAAGAAGGATACCGATCCGGAAGGCGATAATGGCCAAGGAGACGGAGGTGCGTCTGGCAATGAAAAAGAGAAGgagaaaaaggagaagaaaaagCGCAAGATCCGCCTGGACATGCATCCCGAGCAGATCTTCGTGGACGGCTCCGAGGCATACGTCTGGATTTACGATCCCATTCCGCTTCACTACTGGATCTTCGGCTTCATCCTGCTACTTGGCGCCGTTGGCATTTGCCTATTCCCTCTGTGGCCTCCACTGCTACGCAAGGGTGTCTACTACTTGTCCATTACGGGTGCCGGCTTCCTTGTTTTCATCCTGGCTCTGACCATTGTACGTCTTATTGTGTTCATCATCATGTGGGCACTAACCGGCGGCAAGTTGCACTTCTGGATCTTCCCCAACCTAACCGAGGATGTGAGCTTCTTCGCCTCCTTCTGGCCACTATATGAG AGCAACTATAACAATGACCAAACTAATTCGTCCGTCAAGACCgacaaaaaatcgaaatcgaaggACAAGAAGAAGGAAAAAGATAGCGATGCCGAGGACACAGCCGTGGATGCGGATGGAGATGCTGACGGTGATGTGGATGCGGAGGTTTCCACGCTTGAACCAGAGAAAATCGAGCTTATCAAAGAACATGACACCGACTTGGAGATCCGCAAACGTCGCAAAGTGGGTGCCGACGAATACGAGGAAGACGATGTGGATGAAGAAGAACCGAAGACGCAGCCCAAGGATTCCAAAGCTGG AACGCCACGCAACTCGGGATCGGATTCGGAGAGCTCGAGTAAAGATTACGAGATAATCAGTTCAAGTGAAGTCCAAAACGTTGCTGGCAACTAA